A portion of the Glandiceps talaboti chromosome 13, keGlaTala1.1, whole genome shotgun sequence genome contains these proteins:
- the LOC144445023 gene encoding uncharacterized protein LOC144445023 — protein MFAQLRPSEIQYLQNSIDAFFSDGRHILGTFNDLLYKDITPNDIRCIAVVFWQNEWYVYNGHRRLYLYKRLEKQGVIDEISVWVVQPRNIKWNEVHQKNTSMNGGRSVTIRCDDQFHGKLGHIIKQWKDSQIESDTSGSQYGSECGCRFCPCGWDVYPDTESDSDSDSYLSDYY, from the exons ATGTTTGCCCAATTAAGACCATCTGAAATTCAGTATCTCCAAAACTCAATCGATGCTTTCTTCTCCGATGGTCGTCACATCCTTGGAACTTTCAACGACCTACTGTACAAAGACATTACGCCCAATGACATTCGTTGTATTGCCGTGGTGTTCTGGCAAAACGAATGGTACGTCTACAACGGCCATCGAAGACTTTACTTGTACAAACGTCTTGAGAAGCAAGGCGTTATTGACGAGATTAGTGTGTGGGTCGTGCAACCACGCAACATCAAGTGGAATGAGGTACACCAGAAGAATACTTCCATGAATGGCGGGAGATCTGTAACCATTCGATGTGATGACCAGTTCCATGGCAAGCTTGGTCACATAATCAAACAGTGGAAAGATTCTCAAATAG AGTCTGACACGAGTGGATCCCAGTATGGCTCCGAGTGTGGATGCCGCTTCTGCCCATGTGGCTGGGATGTGTATCCTGACACGGAGTcggattcagattcagattcgtACTTATCAGACTACTACTAG
- the LOC144445048 gene encoding uncharacterized protein LOC144445048 gives MGEIELRPSEIRFLHNSIANHFRNGTDILVTFEDLLYQNITPDDIPIIRVFRRNRKWYIYQGHRRLYIYKRLQKQCVINAVTVKEVKGRKIDWDKVRRKDTSENDGKSVTIRGDDKFHGRLGQIVQNWINTNSDSDECSSDSDRDYEYDTESEYEYESGSDSDVDDLVDRFGNWRW, from the exons ATGGGTGAGATCGAATTGCGTCCTTCTGAAATACGATTTCTGCATAATTCCATCGCCAATCACTTCCGTAACGGAACTGATATTTTAGTCACTTTTGAGGATTTACTGTACCAGAATATTACGCCTGACGATATTCCTATCATTCGAGTATTTCGACGCAATAGAAAATGGTACATCTATCAAGGACACAGGAGACTGTATATCTACAAACGTCTACAAAAACAATGCGTCATAAACGCGGTAACCGTGAAAGAAGTCAAGGGACGGAAGATAGATTGGGACAAAGTCCGTAGAAAGGACACATCAGAAAACGACGGCAAGTCTGTAACAATTCGCGGTGATGACAAATTTCACGGCAGGCTTGGTCAAATCGTTCAGAATTGGATAAATACAAATTCAG ATTCAGATGAATGCAGTTCTGATTCTGATCGCGACTATGAATATGACACAGAATCCGAATACGAATATGAATCAGGTAGTGATTCAGATGTTGATGACCTTGTCGATCGCTTTGGCAATTGGAGATGGTAG
- the LOC144445069 gene encoding uncharacterized protein LOC144445069, whose protein sequence is MPNVVVRPSEIRFLHDSIDCRFQNGDLLLDTFESLLYGRITVDDIKTIAVISLHGKWYIYAGHRRLYLYKQLESLSVIGVIKVWRVDRSRIQWDGVKKKLTTDNEGLAVEVRNDPYFDIKMQKIIRKWKSTIKVTVQGERRHYRPTSTVRIPTPQRDEYRSSWYTTQENRATKQPEAAGWFDNWCAIL, encoded by the exons ATGCCGAATGTAGTCGTGAGGCCATCGGAAATTCGATTCCTACACGATAGTATTGACTGCCGTTTCCAAAATGGTGACTTGTTGCTCGATACTTTCGAATCACTTCTGTATGGGAGGATTACAGTGGACGATATAAAGACAATCGCTGTCATATCCTTACATGGAAAATGGTATATCTATGCAGGCCATAGACGACTGTATCTATACAAACAACTAGAATCGCTTAGTGTGATCGGTGTCATTAAGGTATGGCGAGTAGACAGAAGTCGAATTCAGTGGGATGGAGTCAAGAAAAAACTTACAACCGACAACGAAGGACTCGCCGTTGAAGTACGTAATGATCCGTATTTCGATATAAAGATGCAGAAGATCATCAGGAAATGGAAGTCTACAATAAAAG TTACTGTACAAGGTGAAAGAAGGCACTACAGGCCAACGTCTACGGTAAGAATACCAACACCACAGCGTGATGAATATCGTTCTAGTTGGTATACCACACAAGAAAACCGTGCTACGAAACAACCCGAAGCAGCTGGATGGTTTGACAATTGGTGTGCTATTCTGTGA
- the LOC144444776 gene encoding uncharacterized protein LOC144444776 — MAEIDLRPSEIRYLHDTIAEHFRNGTGMLDTFKDLLYKDLTPGDIPTIQVFRYENKWYVYSGHRRLYLYKRLQKQRVIDKVTVEEVDDDEINWKKVHEKDTSENDGKSVEVRGDKSFVGRLGQIVKEWKNSQSDSSDSSSEYSDSDYEYSSYVFYESESDSDVDVFGLVNNFGNLVLY, encoded by the exons atggccgAAATCGATCTGCGACCTTCCGAAATCCGTTATCTGCACGACACCATCGCCGAGCATTTTCGTAACGGAACTGGTATGCTAGATACTTTTAAAGACCTACTGTATAAGGATTTGACGCCTGGTGATATTCCCACGATTCAAGTGTTCCGATACGAAAACAAATGGTATGTCTACTCGGGACATAGAAGATTGTATCTCTACAAAAGACTTCAAAAACAACGAGTCATCGACAAGGTAACAGTAGAAGAAGTTGATGACGATGAAATAAATTGGAAGAAAGTTCACGAGAAGGACACATCCGAAAACGACGGCAAATCTGTTGAAGTTCGTGGTGATAAAAGTTTTGTGGGCAGACTCGGTCAAATTGTCAAAGAATGGAAAAATTCCCAGTCAG ATTCAAGTGATTCCAGTTCTGAGTATTCTGACAGTGACTACGAATACTCATCATACGTGTTCTATGAATCCGAATCCGACAGTGACGTGGACGTATTTGGCCTTGTGAACAATTTCGGTAATTTGGTGCTTTactga
- the LOC144445093 gene encoding uncharacterized protein LOC144445093: MPNLVLAPSEIRFLHDSIDCRFRDGRLLLNTFESLLYGRISAKDIQIIAVISANGKWWIYAGHRRLYLYKQLEELGVIGAITVWQIDAWRIKWDVVKKKLTTDNEGLDVEVRNDMNFDIKMQKIIRAWKSTMTVQRDISLRADYQPRTVSSFSVSTPSTKIEEHRLTINTSENRISKSGVYIEEDKTTQETENSGWFGKWCNIL; encoded by the exons ATGCCGAACTTGGTCCTTGCACCCTCTGAGATTCGATTCCTACACGACAGTATTGACTGCCGTTTCCGAGACGGCCGATTATTACTGAATACGTTTGAATCGTTACTGTACGGGAGAATTAGCGCGAAAGATATACAGATCATCGCTGTCATATCGGCTAATGGAAAATGGTGGATCTACGCAGGTCACAGGCGACTCTACCTGTACAAACAACTGGAAGAACTGGGTGTCATTGGTGCTATAACGGTGTGGCAAATAGATGCCTGGAGAATTAAGTGGGATGTGGTCAAGAAAAAACTTACTACGGACAATGAAGGACTCGACGTCGAGGTTCGAAATGATatgaattttgatattaaaatgcaGAAGATTATCAGAGCTTGGAAGTCTACAATGACAG TGCAACGTGATATATCGTTGAGGGCGGATTATCAACCTAGAACTGTGTCAAGCTTCAGTGTATCTACACCATCTACTAAAATAGAAGAACATAGGTTGACCATCAACACTTCAGAAAATCGAATTTCTAAATCCGGTGTGTATATTGAAGAAGACAAGACCACACAGGAGACTGAAAACTCGGGATGGTTTGGAAAATGgtgtaatattttgtaa
- the LOC144444128 gene encoding uncharacterized protein LOC144444128 — MLVLRKLLSRRRQETTVENEVQVTTDNKEREAEEAVKISPKKEQNEKIAEQKKVTEQKKVVVQKKVEKKVEKKVEKKADKKSVKIELNEKAVEVIDYTKIEAQLSRVKYTDSRFKIDPDFSIHAEDIEFRVHSSLLREKSEYIKKALSAEDSKCVDNVGRGRGIEFVKPPPTARALRILLDFVYTDKFNVPEDAKQEVFIASRILKIDVNEDALIGWENGSK, encoded by the exons ATGTTAGTCCTCCGAAAATTATTGTCCAGGCGGAGACAAGAAACTACTGTCGAAAATGAAGTGCAAGTTACGACGGATAACAAAGAGAGAGAGGCAGAAGAGGCTGTTAAG ATTTCACCAAAAAAGGAACAGAACGAGAAAATTGCAGAACAAAAGAAAGTGACCGAACAAAAGAAAGTGGTTGTACAGAAGAAGGTGGAAAAGAAAGTCGAAAAGAAAGTCGAAAAGAAAGCGGACAAGAAAAGTGTCAAAATTGAGCTGAATGAAAAAGCCGTGGAGGTGATAGATTACACGAAAATCGAGGCCCAACTCAGCCGAGTCAAATATACGGATTCCAGGTTTAAAATCGATCCTGATTTCAGCATTCACGCTGAAGATATCGAATTCCGAGTCCACTCGTCGCTACTTCGAGAAAAGAGCGAATACATCAAGAAAGCACTCTCAGCCGAAGATAGTAAGTGCGTTGATAACGTAGGAAGAGGTCGTGGTATTGAATTCGTCAAACCACCACCAACTGCACGTGCTTTGAGAATCCTATTGGACTTTGTGTATACTGACAAATTCAACGTACCGGAGGACGCCAAACAAGAAGTGTTCATCGCATCACGGATACTCAAGATAGACGTGAATGAAGATGCGTTAATTGGATGGGAAAATGGTAGCAAATGA